A part of Antennarius striatus isolate MH-2024 chromosome 21, ASM4005453v1, whole genome shotgun sequence genomic DNA contains:
- the LOC137587973 gene encoding uncharacterized protein isoform X2 produces MPHPSDQSQFGASPAQRPLDWTGAATHCHNCGTVADQMSSLPIGGADNVSWYLHHRDHPTRSPMLQDRQVQPLLKKNSAPDLSRSLHFRQMMAGRASAPPQDYYLADAASSGQLLEFGSYRDNQHLLTRSAVHYGPGVGGVRPTWDQGQARATPIVLASASTPTPAPPPPPPPPPPPPPPPPPPPPPVHELSRLYRESLGSKVIADIQHVGGRSPSPAIYRLPVYTAEPPSLAASQAYNNICLTLDPSQPAATSSGVDPTSQGMDGTLPRAYGALASQRLPYDPNYDPSSAMIGATAGMSSGLPPHHPSATDPKKMVDPVFLAYLRSEGLAESTITLLLQHGFDSTATLAMMEDHDVRSVAPNLAQARVLSRVALGCRASGPVTRTRSNSFSHRNELYMQPQGLTMDPSLMQQPPSTIQTVSPRMGEFLGRRPSSAPSQHLLETTTYPAPRPMATGAFPVSPGGYSSALTQGRPLSLYNAHTGLAMSALGPQPLPAPGIPGAAPKTFSGSYSPMELMKRAPNLPPASPIGIQSPLHSPQLLRKGMSAAPENAVVPVTSSSALQAQNLNNTKLVGRRTGPPVIVSTMTTTPDTSIRPQIMNGPMHPRPLVALLDGRDCTVEMPILKDLATVAFCDAQSTQEIHEKVLNEAVGAMMYHTITLTREDLEKFKALRIIIRIGSGYDNIDIKAAGELGIAVCNIPSAAVEETADSTLCHILNLYRRNTWLYQALREGTRVQSVEQIREVASGAARIRGETLGLIGFGRSGQAVAVRAKVFGFNVIFYDPYLQDGLERSLGVQRVYTLQDLLYQSDCVSLHCNLNEHNHHLINDFTIKQMRQGAFLVNTARGGLVDEKALAQALKEGRIRGAALDVHETEPFAFAQGPLKDAPNLICTPHTAWYSEQASLEMREAAATEIRRAITGRIPDSLRNCVNKEFFVTAAPWAVMDQPGVHPELNGAAYSQVNPMATAVTTGAPHDKINA; encoded by the exons ATGCCTCACCCCAGCGATCAGTCGCAGTTTGGTGCCTCTCCGGCCCAGCGTCCACTGGACTGGACCGGCGCCGCTACTCACTGTCACAACTGTGGCACTGTAGCTGATCAGATGAGTTCTTTGCCAATCGGCGGTGCGGACAACGTATCGTGGTACCTCCATCACCGAGATCACCCAACGAGATCGCCCATGCTGCAGGACCGGCAGGTCCAGCCGCTCCTGAAGAAGAACTCGGCGCCAGATCTGAGCCGCAGCCTCCACTTCAGGCAGATGATGGCGGGCCGGGCCTCTGCGCCGCCGCAGGATTACTATCTGGCTGACGCCGCTTCATCTGGTCAGCTGCTTGAGTTCGGGTCTTACAGGGATAACCAGCACCTGCTCACCAGATCAGCCGTGCATTACGGGCCCGGCGTAGGCGGGGTGAGGCCTACCTGGGATCAAGGACAGGCAAGGGCCACACCTATCGTCCTAGCTTCTGCTTCTACACCtacccctgctcctcctcctcctcccccgccacctcccccgcctcctcctcctccgccgcctcctccccctcccgTTCACGAGCTGAGCCGTTTGTACCGGGAGTCTCTAGGGTCTAAAGTGATCGCAGACATCCAGCACGTTGGTGGCCGCTCTCCCTCTCCTGCAATCTATCGTCTTCCTGTTTACACCGCCGAGCCGCCGTCTCTCGCTGCAAGCCAAGCCTACAACAATATCTGCCTCACCTTGGACCCAAGCCAACCGGCCGCCACCAGCTCAGGGGTGGACCCAACTTCTCAGGGAATGGACGGCACTCTTCCTCGGGCTTACGGAGCGTTGGCTTCCCAGAGGCTGCCTTACGATCCCAACTATGACCCCAGCTCAGCCATGATTGGGGCCACGGCTGGAATGTCCTCCGGCTTGCCTCCTCACCATCCCAGTGCCACCGACCCCAAGAAGATGGTGGACCCTGTGTTCCTGGCTTACCTGCGATCGGAAGGCTTGGCTGAGAGCACCATCACCCTCCTGTTGCAGCACGGATTCGATTCCACCGCCACCCTGGCGATGATGGAGGACCACGACGTCCGATCTGTGGCCCCCAACTTGGCCCAAGCTCGAGTTCTGTCCCGGGTAGCGCTCGGTTGCAGGGCGAGCGGCCCGGTAACCCGAACCCGATCCAACAGTTTTTCGCACCGCAACGAGTTGTACATGCAGCCGCAGGGGTTGACCATGGACCCCAGCCTGATGCAGCAACCGCCCTCCACCATCCAGACTGTGTCCCCCAGGATGGGGGAGTTTCTTGGTAGGAGACCCAGCAGCGCACCCTCCCAACACCTCCTGGAAACCACAACTTACCCGGCACCACGGCCCATGGCAACTGGAGCTTTCCCAGTCAGTCCTGGGGGGTACAGCAGCGCTCTGACTCAAGGAAGACCCCTATCTCTTTACAATGCCCACACTGGTCTAGCCATGTCCGCTCTGGGACCACAACCTCTACCAGCGCCGGGCATCCCCGGGGCGGCACCCAAAACCTTCTCCGGCTCCTACTCTCCCATGGAGCTGATGAAGAGAGCCCCCAACCTCCCCCCAGCATCACCAATAGGAATCCAGAGCCCCCTTCACAGCCCACAACTCCTCCGGAAAGGGATGAGCGCCGCTCCCGAGAATGCCGTTGTTCCCGTAACTTCTTCCTCCGCTCTCCAAGCGCAAAACCTCAACAACACCAAGCTGGTAGGACGACGAACCGGCCCCCCCGTCATAGTGTCAACCATGACCACCACACCCGACACAA gTATTCGGCCGCAAATCATGAACGGGCCGATGCACccgcgccccctggtggcgctGCTGGACGGGCGCGACTGCACCGTGGAGATGCCCATCCTGAAAGACCTGGCGACCGTCGCCTTCTGCGACGCCCAGTCCACGCAGGAGATACACGAGAAG GTGCTGAACGAGGCGGTGGGGGCCATGATGTACCACACCATCACCCTGACCAGAGAGGACCTGGAGAAGTTCAAGGCGCTCCGCATCATCATCCGCATCGGCAGCGGCTACGACAACATCGACATCAAAGCCGCAGGAGAGCTGG GCATCGCCGTGTGCAACATCCCGTCGGCGGCGGTGGAGGAGACGGCCGACTCCACCCTGTGTCACATCCTCAACCTGTACCGGCGGAACACCTGGCTGTACCAGGCTCTCCGGGAGGGCACGCGGGTCCAGAGCGTGGAGCAGATCCGCGAGGTGGCGTCGGGCGCCGCCCGCATCCGCGGCGAGACGCTGGGCCTCATCGGCTTCG gtcgtTCGGGCCAGGCGGTGGCGGTGCGGGCCAAGGTGTTCGGCTTCAACGTGATCTTCTACGACCCGTACCTGCAGGACGGGCTGGAGCGCTCGCTGGGGGTGCAGCGCGTCTACACGCTGCAGGACCTGCTGTACCAGAGCGACTGCGTGTCCCTGCACTGCAACCTGAACGAGCACAACCACCACCTCATCAACGACTTCACCATCAAACAG ATGCGTCAGGGCGCGTTCCTGGTCAACACCGCCAGGGGGGGTCTGGTGGATGAGAAGGCCCTGGCCCAGGCCCTGAAGGAGGGGAGGATACGTGGAGCCGCGCTGGACGTTCACGAGACGGAGCCCTTCgc cttTGCACAGGGCCCGCTGAAGGATGCCCCGAACCTGATCTGCACCCCCCACACCGCCTGGTACAGTGAGCAGGCGTCCCTGGAGATGAGGGAGGCGGCGGCCACGGAGATCCGGAGAGCCATCActg gccgCATCCCCGACAGCCTCAGAAACTGCGTCAACAAGGAGTTCTTTGTCACCGCGGCGCCCTGGGCGGTGATGGACCAGCCGGGCGTTCACCCGGAGCTCAACGGCGCCGCCTacag CCAAGTGAACCCCATGGCCACGGCCGTAACGACCGGCGCCCCCCACGACAAAATTAATGCGTAG